The Catenuloplanes niger genome includes a window with the following:
- a CDS encoding class I SAM-dependent DNA methyltransferase produces the protein MSVTTRTTSHPVLTTPTDAAPGSAYGDRWAEVYDDLYDGRDTIPAVVDFIRRWAQPASVLELGVGTGRLAIPLAAAGMHVVGVDNSEAMLARLRAKPGGDAVDGRLADMTDPPTDRTYGCVLIAFSTLYLLADQNTQRRCIQAAADRLAPGGALIIEGFIPDPDRWHNGHSLHVEQWDSGHVTMNVGRLDAAAQTIDTLRVTQTSDGTQVIPNRLRYLLPAELDLIAEHTGLGLAGRYGDLAGRPIGSQPTSHVSVYTRPETAAATTRR, from the coding sequence ATGTCCGTCACCACCCGAACCACGTCGCATCCCGTCCTTACTACCCCGACCGATGCGGCGCCGGGCAGCGCCTATGGCGATCGCTGGGCCGAGGTTTACGACGATCTCTACGACGGTCGCGACACGATCCCCGCCGTCGTGGACTTCATCCGCCGCTGGGCTCAGCCCGCCAGCGTCCTGGAGCTCGGCGTCGGCACCGGCCGTCTCGCGATCCCCCTGGCCGCCGCCGGAATGCACGTCGTCGGCGTCGACAACTCCGAGGCCATGCTCGCCCGGCTGCGGGCCAAGCCCGGTGGTGACGCCGTCGACGGCCGGCTCGCCGACATGACCGACCCGCCCACCGACCGCACCTACGGCTGCGTCCTCATCGCGTTCTCCACCCTCTACCTGCTCGCCGACCAGAACACCCAGCGGCGCTGCATCCAGGCTGCCGCCGACCGGCTCGCCCCCGGCGGGGCGCTGATCATCGAAGGGTTCATTCCCGACCCCGACCGGTGGCACAACGGCCACTCGCTGCACGTCGAGCAATGGGATTCCGGTCACGTCACCATGAACGTCGGCCGTCTGGACGCCGCCGCGCAGACCATCGACACACTGCGCGTCACTCAGACCTCAGACGGCACGCAGGTGATCCCGAACCGGCTGCGCTACCTGCTACCCGCCGAGCTCGACCTCATCGCCGAACACACCGGCCTCGGCCTCGCAGGCCGCTACGGCGACCTGGCAGGCCGGCCCATCGGTAGCCAGCCCACCAGCCACGTCTCCGTCTATACGCGT
- a CDS encoding DUF6153 family protein, whose protein sequence is MAGDQVTAGGRWARWLLLACTIIGLAAMHTLGHSGPEADGHGHAGHHPPEIAVGADMPAGVAADGGCAGCGQVSGPEAPERGGMSVWSVCVAVLTGLTAAIVMLALLVRWRAPTGGPPRARAGPPLVHGPPPRRTGLTLAAISVLRI, encoded by the coding sequence GTGGCAGGCGACCAGGTGACGGCCGGTGGGCGGTGGGCCCGATGGCTGTTGCTGGCCTGCACGATCATCGGCCTGGCCGCGATGCACACCCTCGGTCACAGCGGTCCAGAGGCCGACGGGCACGGACACGCCGGCCATCATCCGCCGGAGATCGCCGTCGGCGCCGACATGCCCGCCGGAGTAGCCGCGGACGGTGGTTGCGCGGGCTGCGGGCAGGTGAGCGGCCCGGAGGCGCCAGAGCGCGGCGGGATGAGCGTGTGGAGCGTCTGCGTGGCCGTGCTGACCGGCCTGACGGCGGCGATCGTGATGCTCGCGCTCTTGGTGAGGTGGCGGGCGCCGACAGGCGGGCCGCCCCGGGCCAGGGCGGGTCCACCGCTGGTACACGGTCCTCCACCACGGCGTACTGGGCTGACGCTCGCGGCGATATCGGTGCTGCGCATATAG
- a CDS encoding DUF305 domain-containing protein yields the protein MLRRALLAGVAVGTTVVLAACGGGDGADGMDHGAGTTTATTPPATATTPSAAASAGTGSNAADVSFAQMMIEHHRQAVEMAELAGTRAGNAEVKALAEKIIAAQQPEIETMSGWLTAWGAAVPEPSMTGMDMGGMDHGSSMPGAMSAQDMAGLAAASGGEFDKQFLTLMIAHHEGAITMAQQETSQGASTEAKALAAKIVTDQQAEIVTMRELLTKL from the coding sequence GTGCTGCGCCGTGCCCTGCTGGCCGGAGTGGCTGTAGGTACCACCGTCGTGCTGGCCGCGTGCGGCGGCGGCGACGGCGCTGACGGGATGGATCACGGCGCCGGCACCACCACGGCGACCACCCCACCGGCCACGGCGACCACCCCTTCGGCCGCGGCGTCCGCCGGGACCGGGTCCAATGCCGCGGATGTGTCGTTCGCGCAGATGATGATCGAGCATCACCGGCAGGCGGTCGAGATGGCCGAACTCGCCGGTACCCGTGCCGGCAACGCCGAGGTCAAGGCGCTCGCCGAGAAGATCATCGCGGCGCAGCAGCCGGAGATCGAGACGATGTCCGGGTGGCTGACCGCATGGGGTGCGGCGGTGCCGGAACCGAGCATGACCGGCATGGACATGGGCGGCATGGACCACGGCTCGTCGATGCCGGGGGCGATGTCGGCGCAGGACATGGCAGGGCTGGCCGCAGCCAGCGGCGGCGAGTTCGACAAGCAGTTCCTGACGCTGATGATCGCCCACCACGAGGGTGCGATCACGATGGCGCAGCAGGAGACGTCCCAGGGGGCCAGCACCGAGGCGAAGGCCCTGGCGGCGAAGATCGTCACCGATCAGCAGGCGGAGATCGTCACTATGCGTGAGCTGCTGACGAAGCTGTAG
- a CDS encoding DUF4396 domain-containing protein, which translates to MAAQATLHCLTGCAIGEVLGMVIGTALGWPAWPTVILAVALAFVFGYALTMRGVLRAGVGFCTALKVALAADTVSIAVMEILDNAVMLAVPGAMDAGLTNWVFWASLAFALLVAFVLTTPINRWLISRGKGHAVIHQYHH; encoded by the coding sequence ATGGCCGCCCAGGCGACGCTGCACTGCCTGACCGGCTGCGCGATCGGCGAGGTGCTCGGCATGGTCATCGGCACCGCGCTGGGCTGGCCCGCCTGGCCCACCGTCATCCTGGCGGTGGCCCTGGCATTCGTGTTCGGCTACGCGCTGACCATGCGCGGCGTCCTGCGCGCCGGCGTCGGTTTCTGCACCGCCCTGAAGGTCGCCCTGGCGGCGGACACCGTGTCGATCGCCGTCATGGAAATCCTCGACAACGCCGTCATGCTCGCCGTGCCCGGCGCGATGGACGCCGGCCTCACCAACTGGGTGTTCTGGGCGTCGCTCGCGTTCGCACTGCTGGTGGCATTCGTGCTGACCACCCCGATCAACCGGTGGCTGATCTCCCGCGGCAAAGGCCACGCGGTCATCCACCAGTACCACCACTGA